A DNA window from Ornithinimicrobium humiphilum contains the following coding sequences:
- a CDS encoding MFS transporter — MAADLRRQVHNIGRRRAWAIWAVGLSIYTLAVFHRTSLSVAGIIAAERFDISASQLSTFTVLQLAVYAAMQIPVGVLLDRFGSRRLMLVGLTLMTVGQFGFALAGTFEAGVAARVLLGCGDAMIFTSLLRLIALWFRVKQAPMVTQFTSMVGQLGAVAAATPLAAALATFGWAWSYGVSAGMGVVLGIFLLLVVRDSPYTGESVERIKIGALTRTMAEVWGNPGTRLGLWVHFSSQFGPTVFTMLWGYPFLLAQGMSSTAASSMLILMTATAMVAGPFIGILTSRIPYHRSTIVLVLVGAIATVWAVTLLWPGPAPVWLLVLLVMITAIGGPGSMVSFDLARTFHPSERYGRATGMINVGGFVASLSTIGLIGFVLDRLAPEGPSTYTLDDFRIAMAVQFPFWAIGALQLLRYRRKGRELIAEHPGAMEALRGGEAIVPGLSLPAEPPADLGTGRQDEDPDEPAAPPQGDDRT, encoded by the coding sequence GTGGCCGCCGACCTGAGACGCCAGGTGCACAACATCGGGCGACGCCGCGCCTGGGCGATCTGGGCCGTGGGCCTGTCGATCTACACCCTCGCCGTCTTCCACCGGACCTCCCTGTCCGTGGCTGGCATCATCGCCGCCGAGCGCTTCGACATCTCCGCCAGCCAGCTGTCGACCTTCACCGTCCTGCAGCTGGCCGTCTACGCCGCCATGCAGATCCCGGTCGGCGTCCTGCTGGACCGCTTCGGCTCCCGACGGCTCATGCTCGTCGGTCTGACGCTGATGACCGTCGGGCAGTTCGGCTTCGCCCTCGCCGGCACCTTCGAGGCCGGCGTCGCCGCCCGCGTCCTGCTGGGCTGCGGCGATGCGATGATCTTCACCAGCCTGCTGCGCCTCATCGCGCTGTGGTTCCGCGTCAAGCAGGCCCCCATGGTCACCCAGTTCACGAGCATGGTCGGCCAGCTGGGCGCGGTCGCGGCCGCCACCCCGCTCGCCGCGGCGCTCGCGACCTTCGGCTGGGCCTGGTCCTACGGCGTCTCGGCCGGCATGGGCGTCGTGCTCGGCATCTTCCTGCTGCTCGTGGTACGCGACTCCCCCTACACCGGCGAGTCCGTCGAGCGGATCAAGATCGGCGCGCTCACCAGGACGATGGCCGAGGTCTGGGGCAACCCGGGGACGCGGCTCGGCCTCTGGGTGCACTTCTCCTCCCAGTTCGGGCCCACCGTCTTCACGATGCTCTGGGGCTATCCCTTCCTCCTCGCCCAGGGCATGAGCTCGACCGCCGCCAGCAGCATGCTCATCCTCATGACCGCCACGGCGATGGTCGCCGGGCCGTTCATCGGCATCCTCACCAGCCGCATCCCCTACCACCGGTCGACGATCGTGCTCGTCCTCGTCGGGGCGATCGCCACGGTCTGGGCCGTGACGCTCCTGTGGCCAGGACCGGCGCCAGTGTGGCTGCTCGTCCTGCTCGTCATGATCACCGCCATCGGCGGCCCGGGCTCGATGGTCAGCTTCGACCTCGCCCGGACCTTCCACCCCTCCGAGCGCTACGGCCGGGCGACCGGGATGATCAACGTCGGCGGCTTCGTCGCGTCGCTGAGCACGATCGGGCTCATCGGGTTCGTGCTGGACCGGCTCGCCCCGGAGGGCCCGAGCACCTACACGCTGGACGACTTCCGGATCGCGATGGCGGTGCAGTTCCCGTTCTGGGCGATCGGCGCCCTCCAGCTGCTGCGCTACCGCCGCAAGGGGCGCGAGCTCATCGCCGAGCACCCGGGGGCCATGGAGGCGCTCCGCGGTGGCGAGGCCATCGTGCCCGGGCTGTCCCTCCCGGCCGAGCCGCCGGCGGACCTCGGGACCGGTCGGCAGGACGAGGACCCGGACGAGCCCGCCGCGCCGCCACAGGGCGACGATCGGACGTAG
- the trxA gene encoding thioredoxin, whose product MSTQELTVENFEETVTGNDIVLVDWWADWCGPCKMFAPVYEKAAEQHADVVFGKVDTEAQQALAAGAQITSIPTIMAFKEGMLVFRQSGALPARDLDSVIEQVKALDMDDVRARMEQQASQA is encoded by the coding sequence ATGAGCACGCAAGAGCTGACCGTGGAGAACTTCGAGGAGACCGTCACCGGCAACGACATCGTGCTGGTCGACTGGTGGGCCGACTGGTGCGGTCCCTGCAAGATGTTCGCCCCGGTCTACGAGAAGGCGGCCGAGCAGCACGCCGACGTCGTCTTCGGCAAGGTGGACACCGAGGCCCAGCAGGCGCTGGCCGCCGGCGCGCAGATCACCTCGATCCCGACCATCATGGCGTTCAAGGAGGGCATGCTGGTGTTCCGCCAGTCCGGTGCCCTCCCGGCCCGTGACCTCGACTCGGTCATCGAGCAGGTCAAGGCCCTCGACATGGACGACGTGCGCGCCCGGATGGAGCAGCAGGCCTCGCAGGCCTGA
- a CDS encoding ABC transporter substrate-binding protein, which yields MRTDQTRRPTTRRRTLGAALAAVLLLGACVDPGAGPSGGQEDGSAGPGDATSVVVALAGEPDTLNPVLGAARWGDGKVVEGLVALDADLQPVPLLAADLPDVSGDGLTWTFELREGVTFHDGSPLTAADVVATYEAALDPALGSPVAADLTALAAVEAPDARTVRFTLEHPQASFLTATVLGIVPAARLTPQALSSGRGQIPVGTGPYRVEDWRPGERLVLAAVDDYWGDVPEVRRATFVFAPDDAARAARLAAGEVDAAVLPPQALARFEDDPAFEVVRRDTADFRALVLPEAGPVTSDPAVRHALHLGLDRQAVVDGALAGAGRAAHGPLPPEAADYSPALEVEPDREAARRILEEAGWSEGPDGVRARDGLRASFPLMYPAGDTLRQNIALEVQDQAADLGLDVRPEGLSWEAIEPRMRTDALVYGSGNPYDGDLAMYPLFHSSRAFVGFDNPGGYVSPVVDEALERGRASLDPQERAAAYAEVQEQLAQDLPWIFLVHVEHDYVIRAGVWDGYDVDLVEPHEHGLQGGPWWNLQAWTAP from the coding sequence ATGAGGACCGACCAGACCCGCAGGCCGACGACCCGCAGGCGCACGCTGGGGGCGGCGCTGGCTGCCGTGCTGCTGCTCGGTGCCTGCGTGGACCCGGGGGCCGGGCCTTCCGGGGGCCAGGAGGACGGGTCGGCCGGCCCCGGCGACGCGACCAGCGTGGTCGTCGCGCTGGCAGGCGAGCCCGACACCCTCAACCCCGTTCTCGGCGCCGCCCGTTGGGGCGACGGCAAGGTGGTGGAGGGTCTCGTGGCCCTAGACGCCGACCTGCAGCCCGTGCCGCTGCTCGCGGCCGACCTGCCCGACGTCTCGGGCGACGGCCTCACCTGGACCTTCGAGCTGCGCGAGGGGGTCACCTTCCACGACGGGTCGCCCCTGACGGCGGCGGACGTGGTCGCCACCTACGAGGCGGCGCTCGACCCCGCCCTCGGCTCCCCGGTGGCCGCGGACCTGACGGCGCTCGCGGCGGTCGAGGCGCCGGACGCACGGACGGTTCGCTTCACCCTGGAGCACCCGCAGGCCTCCTTCCTCACCGCGACCGTGCTCGGCATCGTCCCGGCCGCGCGCCTGACCCCGCAGGCCCTGTCCTCGGGCCGGGGGCAGATCCCGGTGGGAACGGGCCCCTACCGCGTCGAGGACTGGCGCCCGGGGGAGCGGTTGGTGCTGGCCGCCGTCGACGACTACTGGGGAGACGTGCCCGAGGTCCGGCGGGCCACCTTCGTCTTCGCCCCCGACGACGCCGCCCGCGCCGCCCGGCTCGCCGCCGGCGAGGTGGACGCTGCCGTCCTGCCGCCTCAGGCCCTGGCGAGGTTCGAGGACGACCCGGCCTTCGAGGTGGTGCGCCGCGACACCGCCGACTTCCGCGCGCTGGTGCTGCCCGAGGCCGGACCCGTGACCTCCGACCCCGCCGTCCGTCACGCCCTGCACCTGGGCCTGGACCGGCAGGCCGTCGTCGACGGTGCTCTCGCGGGCGCCGGGCGCGCGGCACACGGACCCCTGCCGCCGGAGGCCGCGGACTACTCGCCGGCCCTCGAGGTCGAGCCCGACCGGGAGGCCGCGCGCCGGATCCTCGAGGAGGCCGGCTGGTCCGAGGGGCCTGACGGTGTCCGGGCCCGCGACGGCCTGCGTGCCTCGTTCCCGCTGATGTATCCCGCCGGAGACACCCTGCGGCAGAACATCGCCCTCGAGGTGCAGGACCAGGCGGCCGACCTCGGCCTCGACGTCCGCCCCGAGGGGCTGTCGTGGGAGGCGATCGAGCCGCGGATGCGCACCGACGCGCTGGTCTACGGCTCCGGCAACCCCTACGACGGCGATCTCGCCATGTATCCCCTCTTCCACTCCTCGCGTGCCTTCGTCGGCTTCGACAACCCCGGCGGCTACGTCTCGCCGGTCGTCGACGAGGCTCTCGAGCGCGGCCGCGCGAGCCTGGATCCGCAGGAGCGGGCCGCCGCCTACGCCGAGGTGCAGGAGCAGCTCGCGCAGGACCTGCCCTGGATCTTCCTCGTCCACGTCGAGCACGACTACGTCATCCGCGCCGGGGTCTGGGACGGCTACGACGTCGACCTGGTCGAGCCGCACGAGCACGGCCTGCAGGGCGGGCCGTGGTGGAACCTGCAGGCGTGGACGGCGCCCTGA